The genomic interval GGCATCCTTTTTCACATTGCATTGAACCATAATCCCCTTGAGTTGCGAATATTCTTTTATCCTCAAAGTCATTAATCCAAAATTGATGTTCAACATTTGTTGTTAATACAAAATAGTCTTTATCTTTAACTAAATTAAATAATTTTTTATATAACTCTGTTTTTCCAACAGAATATCTATTTACATAAACATGACGACACCAATAAGCCCATTTTTCCTCTTGAGTTTTAAATGGATAAAACCCTGCTGAATACATGTCCTTCATATCATATTTTTCAATGAAATCCTTGAAATTATCTTCAAATCTTTTTCCAGAATATAATATTCCAGCAGCTGCTGAAAATCCAGCTCCTGCACCAATAATAATATAATCTGCATTATCAATAGCTTCTTTGGATTTATTTAATCTTTGTTTGAAATTATCCATCTTAATCACCGAATAACTCTTTTTTATAAATCAAATAATCCGAATCTGTAAACACATTAAAAATTACATGCTTTAATGATGTTTCATTTGATTTTAAATATTCATCAACAGTTCCAATTGCAATTTTTGAAGCAAGTTCATGTGGAAAATTAAATACTCCAGTTGAAATACAACAGAATGCAATTGAGTCAAGAT from Methanobrevibacter gottschalkii DSM 11977 carries:
- a CDS encoding SIR2 family NAD-dependent protein deacylase — its product is MDNFKQRLNKSKEAIDNADYIIIGAGAGFSAAAGILYSGKRFEDNFKDFIEKYDMKDMYSAGFYPFKTQEEKWAYWCRHVYVNRYSVGKTELYKKLFNLVKDKDYFVLTTNVEHQFWINDFEDKRIFATQGDYGSMQCEKGCHDKLYSNEDFVYESLGKIEGCRIPSNLVPKCPVCGGNMDLNLRKDQFFIEDKKWHEMASNYQNFLSRIDEDKNIVLLELGVGFNTPTIIRYPFEQMTYNNKNMTLIRLNRDYPDAIDQNKDRTISFDEEIYEIFDYWLSRF